A region of the Candidatus Methylacidithermus pantelleriae genome:
GCGTGGAATCCAGCGGAGCTGCATCTTATGGCTCTTCCCCCATGCCATGTCCTTTTCCAGGTCTGTGTGCTTGACGGGGAGCTGTCCCTTCAGGTCTACCAGCGGAGTGCCGATTTTTTTCTTGGGGTTCCTTTCAATATCGCTTCTTACGCTCTTCTTACCCATCTTCTGGCTCATATCGGCGGGTTTGTACCAGGAGAGCTTGTGTACACGCTCGGCGACTACCATCTCTATTTGAACCACATAGAACCCGCTCGGATTTTGCTTTCCCGAAAGCCTCGCCCGTTACCAAGGCTGGAAATTTCTCCCGACGTCCGTGAGCTGGAAGAGGTACGTTTTGAACACTTTCGGCTGGTCGGCTATGACCCTCATCCCCCGATTCCCGCTCCCGTTGCCGTGTAAACCGTTTCCCCTCTTGGTGGTTCGGCGGGATGGCGGTGAGTCCGGTTCCCCGGGTTCTGGAAAGCTCGTTTTTCGACAACCGTTTTTGGCCTGCCACGGTTCCTAGGGCAACTCCAACACGTCTCTTACCGGTTGTTGAGGGTGCCGGGATGCCTAATCAACCCCAATTCGGGTCATCATGGAACCTAAAATCCAGAAGCCCCATGGGAAGGGTCTCATCCGGAAGAGACAAACTCTCTAGGGAAAAAGAGTCAAAGGGCTCAAAAGAAGGCCAACCCGGTTTCCATCGGCTTCTTAAAAAAAATCCATCCATTCGCGTTTGTGCCCGAGAAAAACCGTTCCGAAAACCATAAAACGATACACAACTTTTCCCCTACCAGGGAGGATGCTCCGAGACGCCGGTCGAACAGGGCTAGCGACCATTTGCGTGCCGGGGTTTCACCGGCAAAGCCTAGGTGGCGTCCAGTCCCGCCGTTTCCGGGACAGAGGCGCGGGAGGCAAGTTGATCGCCTCCCGACCGGACATGTGCCGCATGCGCCGCTTTCCGTCTTCCCCGGATCCCGGCCATAGAAACGACCATTCGAGTTTGCTCCGGTTGCTTGGGGGTGGGGCAAAAGGTGACATACGCGCCCTTGCAAGTAGGCACGGCTGCCTCTGGTACGGAGGGCCGCTCGCCGACACTCCATCCTTTCCGGCCGAGGGGAGAAAGCCCCCCCTCCTAAAAACTTTCGCCTTGACGACGCGCGTGGTTGACGGCGGCCGATCACACACCTGGAGGCCCGGGTCGACTTTGGTCAGCTCGACTCTGGCAGGAAAAAAGCCGACTTCGCCATCGCGACCGCGTTAGCATGGGCGAAGGAAGAGAGCGAGCCCGAACGGGATCCACCGACTCCAAGTTTGAGCTTCCTCTTGCGAAGATCCCATCGTGTTCGATCACAAGCCCCTTGGCTAATGGAGCACAAGGCCCGGGCGATCTTGTTCCGCGGATGAGCAAAAGTTGCTTTCGCCTGCCCCTCGCTCTTTGCCATGGAGATTGAGTCGAATTCCGCGGATTCCTGCGAGATTACTGAAGTGATCCTCTTCTGCCAAGGCGAGATAATCCCCGTTCCTCTCGATGTTGAGTGCTCTGGCAAGGCGCCGTGTTACTAAGGAAATGGGTCCTCCCCTCGACGCTCGGCAACCACTGGCCACCCTTTTGGTCCCGCACGAAGCGGTAGCGCAAGCGCAAATCCCTCCCAGTTGCGGGTGAGTCTTCCAGCCTTCATGGGCGCGGTCATCATCCAGCTAAAAGGAGAGGGCCTAGAGGATCGCCTCCCGTTCCTAGGCGAAGCTCACGCTTTCCCAAACGAGGTATTGGCTCGGGCGCCCCCATCCGTCCGGCAGCCGTAACCACAAAGCCAATAGGCTCGCGCCGGTGGATACCGTAGCTTGGCAGGAGTAGTTCCCGGCGGTCATGTCCTTCGACCCGAGCACAGAGAAGTGGCTTGTCCGCTCCGCTTGCCAATCCCTCTTCCCCAAACAAGCCCACTTGGGAAGAAGGCCGATCACTTCTAGGGTCATACCGATCTTACGAGCTGCCATGCGGCCTCCCAAACCAAAAGCACGGGCCTCTGGGGTGGTGGGTCCGACCGTTCCGAGGGAGGGCCGCAGTCGGGCAAGATCAGAGCGTCTGAAGGAATCGAACCAACTGCTCGCGATTGGGACTGGTAGCATGCCGGACGTAAAACCCAGAGCAGGCCGCTGCCAGCTGCAGGGAATGGGCTAGGCTCAAGCCAAGAAGGCGTGCTGTGGCAAAACCCGCATTGAAGTGAGCTCCAGCGCCACTCTGTACCTTCGGTTTCGCCGTGTACGGGCCCTCAATCCACACACCTTGAGGTTCTTGGGGGTCCGCGCCGGCGCAGAAACGGGTGGGATGGATGACCACCGTATGAAGCCCAAGCTTTTCGCGAAGAAGGCTTGCTAAGGAGGCGATGCCTTGAGGGGTGGCCGCAGGTTTTTTAAGCCGGAACACCTTCGCTACGTGAAAGGCTTCCGGTTCGTTTAACAGCAAAAAGATGTCATACCTCTCCTGAAACTCCTCCAGAATCTTGAGGGCTCCCAGAAGATCGGGCTCGGCGCGGGCCGAAGGATCTCCCAGGTCAATGAGAACCGGTTTCCGGGCGTCGGAACGGGTAGCGATTTCCGAGAGGATCTTCTTCCAGATCTGGGAGAGGTGGGGGAGCCGCGACCAGTTCAGCATGGCCACCAGGTGAGCCTCATTCCAAAGCTTCTTAAAGTTCGCTTCTCCCAATCTTTTCTTGATTATCTCCCAGGTAAACTCTCCAAGATTTCCCTCCTGCGCCAGCGAGACTCTTTGATCGTCAAACTCGAGAACGTGGACCGGTGCAGGGTCCAAAAGCGGATGGACTGTAGCCCGTTTGCCCAGCTCCGAAAACACGGGGTGTAGCGACTCGCTGCCGCACATCCCTACGTAGTGGACAGGGGCTCCGAGGGTGCTCAACCCAAAGGCTGTCTGCGGTCCGTCCCCTGCCATTCGGGTGGTTTCGTGGACGATTTCTAGCCAGAGGGTTGAGGCTCCCCCCCGCAGTTTCGAAAGGAAATCTTCCAAGCTACGATAGGGAGCCCACTTCGTCGGCCCTTGCCGCTCCTGGACAACACGATAGGTGTGTTCCACAAACCCATCGAAACCCACCAAGCAGGGGCATTTGAGAAGTTGGGCTCGTGACCCAATCAACCGTTCAGCTGTCTGGCGTGCGAGGCGGGAATCGGTCACCGTGGGCGCTTATAGCAAGAATTCTCTTTCTTGACAAGCTGGTGGAGGACACCAGGATGAGGCCGTTTAGGCAAACCGCCGGGAGGATCGTTGTGCGCAGATGCCGGGTCGGCTTCAACGGGCTGGGAAATGGACGCTTACGATCGCTCCATCCAGCGGTAGTGGTCCGTTTACGATGAACGAAAGCAAGCAATGGAGTGATTTTCCTACTTGTCTAGCCGCTCTTTTGGGTTTTGGCGCTGTTGCTTTGGGTGCGTATGGAGCTCATGGGTTACGGGTAGCCCCAGAGCTCCATGTCATGTGGGAGAAAGCGGTCCAGTACCAGATGGTTCATTCGGCAGTCCTCCTAGCTCTTGCGTCCCGCTTTCAGAGGTA
Encoded here:
- a CDS encoding thymidylate synthase; amino-acid sequence: MEIYCRALERLLTQGKRKPDRTGVGTYALFGEQFRFRLREGFPLLTTKRIHWKSVVHELLWFLRGDTHIGYLHQHGVTIWDEWADPEGSLGRIYGAQWRRWRGPDGQVVDQIAELVHGIRTDPYSRRLLVTAWNPAELHLMALPPCHVLFQVCVLDGELSLQVYQRSADFFLGVPFNIASYALLTHLLAHIGGFVPGELVYTLGDYHLYLNHIEPARILLSRKPRPLPRLEISPDVRELEEVRFEHFRLVGYDPHPPIPAPVAV
- a CDS encoding carbohydrate kinase family protein; this translates as MTDSRLARQTAERLIGSRAQLLKCPCLVGFDGFVEHTYRVVQERQGPTKWAPYRSLEDFLSKLRGGASTLWLEIVHETTRMAGDGPQTAFGLSTLGAPVHYVGMCGSESLHPVFSELGKRATVHPLLDPAPVHVLEFDDQRVSLAQEGNLGEFTWEIIKKRLGEANFKKLWNEAHLVAMLNWSRLPHLSQIWKKILSEIATRSDARKPVLIDLGDPSARAEPDLLGALKILEEFQERYDIFLLLNEPEAFHVAKVFRLKKPAATPQGIASLASLLREKLGLHTVVIHPTRFCAGADPQEPQGVWIEGPYTAKPKVQSGAGAHFNAGFATARLLGLSLAHSLQLAAACSGFYVRHATSPNREQLVRFLQTL
- a CDS encoding DUF423 domain-containing protein, whose product is MPGRLQRAGKWTLTIAPSSGSGPFTMNESKQWSDFPTCLAALLGFGAVALGAYGAHGLRVAPELHVMWEKAVQYQMVHSAVLLALASRFQRYAVGFAGLALGLLFFSGSLYLYVLGFSPAILKLTPVGGTILLLSWISLAWQALWSRKPKD